The Microbacterium sp. SORGH_AS_0862 genome has a segment encoding these proteins:
- the hemL gene encoding glutamate-1-semialdehyde 2,1-aminomutase has product MTDRNDELFAHARDVIPGGVNSPVRAYGSVGGSPRFLASASGPYVTDAAGRRYVDLVASWGPALLGHAHPEVVQAVQEAAARGLSFGAPTEAEVELAALIADRVRVGDAAPIDRVRLVSTGTEATMTAIRLARGYTGRDLLVKFSGHYHGHSDGLLAAAGSGVATLALPGSAGVPAPIAAQTLVIDYNDLAQVREVFSVHGDRIAAVIVEAAAANMGVVPPAPGFNAALAEIAHRHGALLILDEVLTGFRVHPAGFWGLQQDAGERYTPDIFTFGKVVGGGMPLAALGGRAEVMDTLAPVGPVYQAGTLSGNPLSVAAGIATLRLATGEVYARVDAAASTIATALSGALEQAGVTHAVPRAGSLFGVAFLAEAPLSYAAAQTQEAWRYPAFFHAMLDADVSLPPSVYEAWFLTAAHDDDALAAVLAALPAAARAAAEATPQG; this is encoded by the coding sequence ATGACCGACCGCAACGACGAACTCTTCGCACACGCCCGCGACGTCATCCCGGGCGGCGTCAACTCCCCCGTGCGCGCCTACGGATCGGTGGGCGGATCGCCGCGCTTCCTCGCGTCGGCCTCGGGGCCGTACGTGACGGATGCGGCGGGGCGCCGGTATGTGGACCTCGTGGCGTCGTGGGGCCCGGCGCTGCTCGGCCACGCGCATCCCGAGGTCGTCCAGGCGGTGCAGGAGGCTGCCGCACGCGGGCTCTCCTTCGGTGCGCCGACGGAGGCCGAGGTCGAGTTGGCCGCCCTGATCGCCGACCGCGTGCGTGTGGGCGACGCCGCACCGATCGACCGCGTACGCCTGGTCTCCACCGGCACCGAGGCGACGATGACCGCCATCCGGCTCGCCCGCGGCTACACCGGCCGCGACCTGCTCGTGAAGTTCTCCGGCCACTACCACGGCCACTCCGACGGGCTCCTCGCGGCGGCGGGCTCCGGCGTCGCTACGCTCGCGCTTCCCGGCTCCGCCGGTGTGCCCGCGCCCATCGCGGCGCAGACGCTCGTCATCGACTACAACGACCTCGCGCAGGTGCGTGAGGTGTTCTCGGTGCACGGCGACCGCATCGCCGCCGTCATCGTCGAGGCCGCGGCGGCCAACATGGGCGTCGTGCCTCCCGCGCCGGGCTTCAACGCCGCGCTCGCCGAGATCGCCCACCGGCACGGCGCCCTCCTCATCCTCGACGAGGTGCTGACGGGCTTCCGCGTGCATCCGGCGGGGTTCTGGGGGCTGCAGCAGGATGCGGGCGAGCGCTACACCCCCGACATCTTCACGTTCGGCAAGGTCGTCGGCGGCGGGATGCCGTTGGCCGCACTCGGCGGTCGCGCCGAGGTGATGGACACTCTCGCTCCGGTGGGGCCGGTGTACCAGGCGGGCACTCTGTCGGGGAACCCGCTCTCGGTCGCCGCCGGCATCGCGACGCTGCGCTTGGCCACCGGCGAGGTGTATGCCCGGGTGGACGCCGCCGCATCCACCATCGCGACGGCGCTGTCGGGCGCTTTGGAGCAGGCGGGCGTGACGCACGCCGTGCCGCGGGCGGGTTCACTGTTCGGGGTGGCCTTCCTCGCGGAGGCACCGCTGTCGTACGCGGCCGCGCAGACGCAGGAGGCGTGGCGGTACCCGGCGTTCTTCCACGCGATGCTGGATGCAGACGTCTCGCTGCCGCCCAGCGTGTACGAGGCGTGGTTCCTCACCGCCGCTCACGACGACGACGCCCTCGCCGCCGTACTGGCGGCGCTCCCCGCCGCCGCGCGTGCGGCCGCCGAAGCCACGCCGCAGGGCTGA
- a CDS encoding YbaB/EbfC family nucleoid-associated protein encodes METAAQIITAITAQLAQAAQLSAVAEEVGAEIARLQGVGSSEEGGVTVTVDHHGIPLDITVHDDALAHDGAQVSAMVLEATQRAIRDVQEKAEPLRLALLQPHTATPMREDLGDRIQELFERIEEYERGTISGDEAADDDNGGQRG; translated from the coding sequence GTGGAAACTGCCGCACAGATCATCACGGCCATCACGGCGCAGCTGGCGCAGGCTGCGCAGCTGTCGGCGGTAGCGGAGGAAGTCGGGGCGGAGATCGCCCGACTCCAGGGCGTCGGATCGAGCGAGGAGGGGGGCGTGACGGTCACGGTCGACCATCACGGCATCCCTCTCGACATCACCGTGCACGACGACGCGCTGGCCCACGACGGCGCACAGGTGTCGGCGATGGTGCTCGAAGCGACCCAACGCGCCATCCGGGACGTGCAGGAGAAGGCAGAGCCTCTTCGGCTCGCGCTGTTGCAACCGCACACGGCGACGCCGATGCGGGAAGATCTGGGCGATCGGATCCAAGAGCTCTTCGAGCGCATCGAGGAGTACGAACGCGGAACCATCAGCGGCGACGAGGCGGCCGACGACGACAACGGGGGGCAGCGGGGATGA
- a CDS encoding type VII secretion target: MTRLDVQAQALETHAAKIDEAGGRIGEVSSTALTAVALQPAAFGLLCSFLVPIVSMQQVSALAGMAALSGAVKAESMAMKAAALGYRAADSELADQIRRLIGMES, encoded by the coding sequence ATGACCAGACTGGATGTCCAGGCGCAGGCACTGGAGACGCACGCGGCGAAGATCGATGAGGCCGGCGGGCGGATCGGAGAGGTGTCTTCCACGGCGCTGACCGCGGTGGCCCTGCAGCCGGCCGCATTCGGGCTGCTGTGCTCGTTCCTCGTTCCGATCGTCTCGATGCAGCAGGTGAGCGCGCTGGCCGGAATGGCGGCTCTCTCGGGAGCCGTGAAGGCGGAGTCGATGGCGATGAAGGCCGCAGCGCTGGGTTATCGGGCGGCCGACTCCGAGCTGGCGGATCAGATCCGCCGCTTGATCGGCATGGAGAGCTGA
- a CDS encoding WXG100 family type VII secretion target, whose translation MADLFVAPSYEGVSGAAVLDAVPVAGNIASAAESFGSGDIGGGILDVAGTALDVVDMMVNPIATLASSCASFLLDYMPPLHQALELLTGSPEMVRALGETWDNLGGALEEVASARGPAVQALLASWTGVAADAYAKLAEGLTQIVESVAQASHGVANGLRNAAMIVEIVYEIVKSIISDLVGQLIQAVVIAMATVGVGLPAVVAQCSSKIATRVPQVAKWVEKIQEVMKKISDIVDKLTMFQHEFEINGKAISQVLSAAEPLEITVNLPGIVDAVRTSAENNNGEK comes from the coding sequence ATGGCAGACCTGTTCGTCGCACCGTCCTATGAGGGAGTCAGCGGCGCCGCCGTGCTCGACGCCGTCCCCGTCGCGGGCAACATCGCATCCGCCGCGGAGAGCTTCGGCAGCGGGGACATCGGCGGTGGGATCCTCGACGTCGCCGGCACCGCACTGGACGTGGTGGACATGATGGTGAACCCCATCGCGACCCTCGCCTCTTCCTGCGCATCGTTCCTGCTCGACTACATGCCGCCACTCCATCAAGCACTCGAGCTGCTCACCGGCAGCCCCGAGATGGTGCGCGCGTTGGGCGAGACGTGGGACAACCTGGGGGGCGCCCTGGAGGAGGTGGCCAGCGCACGGGGCCCCGCAGTGCAGGCGCTCCTGGCGAGCTGGACCGGCGTCGCGGCCGATGCCTACGCGAAGTTGGCAGAGGGGCTCACGCAGATCGTCGAGTCGGTCGCACAGGCGAGCCACGGCGTCGCGAACGGTCTGCGCAATGCCGCGATGATCGTGGAGATCGTCTACGAGATCGTGAAGTCCATCATCTCCGACCTCGTCGGCCAGCTGATCCAAGCGGTCGTCATCGCCATGGCGACGGTGGGCGTCGGCCTCCCCGCCGTCGTCGCGCAGTGCTCCAGCAAGATCGCTACGCGGGTGCCTCAGGTGGCCAAGTGGGTCGAGAAGATCCAGGAGGTCATGAAGAAGATCAGCGACATCGTCGACAAGCTGACGATGTTCCAGCACGAGTTCGAGATCAACGGCAAGGCGATCTCTCAGGTGCTCAGCGCCGCCGAACCGCTGGAGATCACCGTCAATCTGCCGGGAATCGTCGATGCCGTACGCACGTCGGCCGAGAACAACAACGGAGAGAAGTGA
- a CDS encoding YbaB/EbfC family nucleoid-associated protein, translated as MLDPSVDFSGVPEDVRRLVADHQAQYARAVEQGAAAERVQESLAARGGASATSLRGEVTVRVASSGLLEDVRIQQRGLDLGAAGLSRLLTSTLRQALLNLEEAAAESVVEADGGAVGSAMLAEIRAGLAAPIASLDDDGSEIRER; from the coding sequence ATGCTGGATCCTTCTGTCGATTTCAGCGGGGTTCCCGAAGACGTCCGGCGTCTGGTCGCCGACCATCAGGCCCAGTACGCCCGTGCCGTCGAGCAGGGTGCCGCCGCGGAGCGGGTGCAGGAGTCGTTGGCCGCTCGTGGCGGCGCATCCGCCACGTCACTTCGCGGAGAGGTCACCGTGCGAGTGGCCTCATCCGGGCTGCTGGAGGATGTTCGCATCCAGCAGCGGGGACTGGACCTCGGGGCCGCCGGACTCTCGCGGCTGTTGACCTCGACGCTGCGTCAGGCCCTTCTGAACCTGGAGGAAGCCGCTGCCGAGAGCGTCGTCGAGGCCGATGGTGGCGCGGTCGGCTCCGCCATGCTCGCAGAGATCCGGGCCGGTCTCGCCGCACCGATCGCCTCGTTGGACGACGACGGGTCGGAGATCCGCGAGCGCTGA
- a CDS encoding WXG100 family type VII secretion target: MSDHITIDFDRVAQSVQAIQQSSAEIRRVLDEMDAQLSHLDSAWQGRAYQAYVGMRVHWEAQMRAMQRQLDAYARVMEEAGGAFAEQERSLARSF; the protein is encoded by the coding sequence ATGTCTGATCACATCACCATCGACTTCGACCGGGTCGCGCAGTCGGTACAGGCGATCCAGCAGTCGTCGGCGGAGATTCGCAGAGTGCTCGACGAGATGGACGCACAACTCTCGCACCTCGACTCGGCGTGGCAGGGTCGCGCGTATCAGGCATACGTCGGGATGCGGGTGCACTGGGAAGCCCAGATGCGTGCCATGCAGCGCCAGCTCGACGCGTACGCGCGGGTGATGGAAGAGGCCGGCGGCGCCTTCGCCGAACAGGAGCGCTCGCTGGCCCGCTCGTTCTGA
- the cofD gene encoding 2-phospho-L-lactate transferase, producing the protein MAQNEQPRVVVIAGGVGGSTFSEGMREELGRRGAGPATIVVNTGDDLWLSGVRLQPDIDSVLYRLAGQNDMVRGWGRAGDSERVNAELQAWGAGWPWFTLGDLDLGTHLARTGWLREGATVSEVVARLSERWPLGVRLLPMTDAEVDTHVLLEDGGRLHFQEWWTRHRATLAPRAFENPGMDAAAPAPGVVEAIAQADVVVLAPSNPVVSIGPVLAVPGIREALAATSARIVGVSPIIGGRVVRGMADVCLTAIGVETSAAAVAAHYRGRSAGGVLDAWLLAEEDAASAASVEALGIRPVVAPLWMRDVEATRAIAAAALSA; encoded by the coding sequence ATGGCACAGAACGAGCAGCCCCGCGTCGTCGTCATCGCGGGCGGCGTGGGCGGATCCACGTTCAGCGAAGGGATGCGGGAGGAGCTGGGCCGCCGCGGCGCAGGCCCCGCGACGATCGTCGTCAACACCGGCGACGACCTGTGGCTGTCGGGCGTGCGCCTGCAGCCGGACATCGACTCCGTGCTCTACCGCCTCGCCGGCCAGAACGACATGGTCCGCGGCTGGGGTCGCGCCGGCGACAGCGAGCGGGTCAACGCCGAGCTGCAGGCGTGGGGGGCCGGCTGGCCGTGGTTCACCCTCGGCGACCTGGATCTCGGGACGCACCTCGCACGCACCGGCTGGCTGCGCGAGGGCGCGACGGTGTCCGAGGTGGTGGCTCGGCTGTCGGAGCGGTGGCCGCTCGGGGTGCGTCTGCTGCCGATGACCGACGCCGAGGTCGACACCCATGTGCTCCTCGAAGACGGCGGCCGACTCCACTTCCAGGAATGGTGGACGCGCCACCGCGCCACCCTCGCACCCCGTGCCTTCGAGAACCCGGGGATGGATGCGGCCGCTCCCGCGCCGGGGGTTGTCGAAGCCATCGCGCAGGCCGATGTCGTCGTGCTCGCCCCCTCCAACCCCGTGGTCTCGATCGGGCCCGTGCTCGCCGTCCCCGGCATCCGCGAGGCACTGGCCGCGACCTCGGCACGCATCGTCGGCGTCTCTCCCATCATCGGCGGACGCGTCGTGCGCGGCATGGCCGACGTCTGCCTCACCGCGATCGGCGTCGAGACCTCCGCCGCGGCGGTGGCCGCCCACTACCGCGGCCGCAGTGCCGGCGGCGTGCTCGATGCGTGGCTGCTGGCGGAGGAAGACGCGGCATCCGCCGCATCCGTGGAGGCTCTCGGCATCCGGCCGGTCGTCGCGCCCCTGTGGATGCGCGATGTCGAGGCCACCCGGGCGATCGCCGCGGCGGCGCTGAGCGCCTGA
- a CDS encoding RDD family protein — translation MSLPPQFTGEPAGVGARLAAFTIDVAIVVALSVTVSLVSGSAVFGLLVGAEAILALWILQARTGSGPGKALLGLRVARLDAPYSPGAGRSFVRGLLVGIGSLVFGAGAWVVEGSASADRSGLRRSWADRAAQTVVVAVPRRPAAERRSRRRSADEIVAVPSPTVIARPWSPAPVESGRARGPIAPPAPAEPPAAPVAAGAAPEVPAPAAAVAGWAGPAAAVPVVDQPESGERPTGELLLIFDTGQRARLPLPVAVNLGRSPEQTEQTDLLVTVTDPDSSVSKTHLRLEFDHAGLWVTDTGSTNGTELIEDDGQVVPLAPHARTFVDDDTRIRIGNRIFTVSRLIGAAS, via the coding sequence ATGAGTCTGCCGCCGCAGTTCACGGGCGAACCCGCCGGAGTCGGAGCACGACTCGCCGCCTTCACGATCGACGTCGCCATCGTCGTCGCGCTGAGCGTCACCGTGTCCCTCGTGAGCGGGTCGGCCGTCTTCGGCCTGCTCGTGGGCGCCGAGGCGATCCTGGCTCTGTGGATCCTGCAAGCGCGCACCGGGTCCGGCCCCGGGAAAGCCCTGCTCGGGCTGCGCGTCGCACGCCTGGACGCCCCGTACTCACCCGGCGCGGGGCGGAGCTTCGTGCGCGGTCTGCTGGTCGGGATCGGCTCGCTCGTGTTCGGCGCCGGAGCATGGGTCGTCGAGGGGTCCGCATCCGCCGACCGTTCGGGCCTGCGCCGCTCCTGGGCCGACCGCGCCGCGCAGACCGTCGTCGTCGCCGTTCCCCGCCGCCCCGCGGCCGAGCGGCGGAGCAGACGGCGCTCCGCCGACGAGATCGTCGCCGTCCCCTCCCCGACCGTCATCGCGCGCCCCTGGTCGCCCGCACCCGTCGAATCCGGCAGGGCTCGGGGACCGATCGCCCCACCGGCACCCGCCGAGCCGCCCGCGGCACCGGTCGCCGCCGGCGCGGCTCCCGAGGTTCCCGCTCCGGCCGCAGCGGTCGCCGGCTGGGCGGGCCCCGCAGCCGCGGTGCCGGTCGTCGACCAGCCCGAGTCGGGCGAGCGCCCCACCGGTGAGCTGCTGCTGATCTTCGACACCGGTCAGCGCGCCCGCCTGCCGCTGCCCGTCGCCGTCAACCTCGGCCGCAGCCCCGAGCAGACCGAGCAGACCGATCTGCTGGTGACGGTGACGGACCCCGACTCCAGCGTCTCCAAGACCCACCTGCGCCTCGAGTTCGATCACGCGGGCCTGTGGGTCACCGACACGGGTTCGACCAACGGGACCGAGCTCATCGAGGATGACGGCCAGGTGGTGCCGCTCGCGCCCCACGCGCGCACCTTCGTCGACGACGACACCCGCATCCGGATCGGGAACCGCATCTTCACCGTCAGCCGACTGATCGGAGCCGCTTCGTGA